The following are from one region of the Paenibacillus bovis genome:
- a CDS encoding glycosyltransferase family 4 protein, translated as MKDKPKIVFVINYFYPDYASTGQLLTELCLYLQHDFDITVIAECPPGYVSPSGAKGRVMRDRLENIEVVRIRLPEVDKQNKLSRIKYISTYFWFATYQLLKEKNTDFIYTISTPPVLGGLIGTIGKILKRSKHIYNIQDFNPEQAEAVGYTDRKWIFNMARAVDNFNCSMSDHVITVGKDMQETLDKRFGGRKQIANTVINNWTNEQEIVPVGKDHPRVAQFIRDNGWEGKFVVMYSGNLGLYYDLENLISVVPKLKECKDMVFAFIGEGAMKKKMMDYAEQHGLIQSGQVCFLPFQPKEDLKYSLNAADVHLVVNQKGIKGVSVPSKIYGVMAAGKAVLGVLEEGSEAHRLIVESYCGLVAEPQNYDDVAVKLRTLYAMDRLELQTVGQNGRDYLEKHLRRDVSLEKYRQLLLSMVAPSSSPSMLPESR; from the coding sequence GTGAAGGATAAACCGAAAATCGTATTTGTCATTAACTACTTTTATCCCGATTATGCCTCAACGGGACAATTGTTGACCGAGTTGTGTCTGTATCTGCAGCATGACTTTGATATTACCGTCATTGCCGAATGTCCTCCCGGATATGTAAGTCCTTCCGGAGCCAAAGGACGGGTTATGCGTGATCGCCTGGAAAACATTGAGGTTGTCCGTATTCGTCTGCCGGAGGTAGATAAGCAGAACAAGCTGAGCCGGATCAAGTACATCTCGACGTATTTCTGGTTCGCAACGTATCAGCTGCTCAAGGAAAAGAACACCGATTTTATTTACACGATCTCGACACCACCGGTACTGGGTGGACTGATCGGAACAATCGGCAAAATCCTGAAACGTTCCAAACATATTTACAACATTCAAGATTTCAACCCCGAGCAGGCCGAAGCGGTCGGTTATACGGATCGCAAATGGATTTTCAATATGGCCCGTGCGGTGGATAACTTTAACTGCTCCATGTCCGATCATGTGATTACAGTCGGCAAGGATATGCAGGAGACGCTGGACAAGCGGTTTGGCGGTCGCAAGCAGATTGCCAATACGGTGATTAACAACTGGACCAATGAGCAAGAGATTGTACCGGTGGGCAAAGACCATCCGCGTGTTGCCCAGTTTATCCGCGACAATGGCTGGGAAGGCAAATTCGTCGTAATGTACTCCGGTAATCTCGGATTGTATTATGACCTCGAAAACCTGATCAGCGTTGTACCGAAGCTGAAAGAATGCAAAGACATGGTCTTCGCTTTTATCGGCGAAGGGGCCATGAAGAAAAAAATGATGGATTATGCTGAACAACACGGATTGATTCAATCCGGTCAGGTGTGTTTTCTCCCCTTTCAACCGAAAGAGGATTTGAAATATTCACTCAATGCCGCTGACGTTCATCTGGTTGTCAATCAGAAGGGAATCAAGGGCGTATCGGTTCCCAGCAAAATCTACGGAGTCATGGCTGCCGGTAAAGCGGTACTCGGTGTACTCGAGGAAGGAAGTGAAGCGCATCGCCTGATTGTGGAAAGCTACTGTGGTCTGGTGGCAGAGCCTCAAAATTATGATGATGTCGCTGTAAAACTCCGGACATTGTATGCAATGGATCGTCTGGAACTGCAAACGGTCGGTCAAAACGGAAGAGACTATCTGGAGAAACATCTTCGCCGTGATGTATCGCTGGAGAAATACCGCCAGCTGCTGCTGTCCATGGTTGCCCCGTCCTCGTCACCAAGCATGCTGCCTGAATCCAGGTAA
- a CDS encoding WcaF family extracellular polysaccharide biosynthesis acetyltransferase, which yields MTQIRLDQYTQAEYSRGKPGWYCLIWWFIQGTLFRFSLHNMYGWRRFLLNAFGARLAPGVRVRPTAKFTYPWKVTIGEHSWIGDNVEFYSLDEIVIGSQCVISQNSYLCTGSHKLSDPTFGLITKPIIIKDGAWVASDVFVYPGITIHELGVAGARSTVVKDIPRNEVHIGFPAAFHKHRFPEEQQTPAVHIVK from the coding sequence ATGACGCAAATCAGACTGGATCAATACACACAGGCAGAATACTCGCGTGGCAAACCCGGCTGGTACTGCCTGATCTGGTGGTTCATTCAAGGGACGCTGTTCCGTTTCTCGCTGCATAATATGTACGGCTGGAGACGATTCCTGCTTAATGCCTTTGGTGCCAGACTGGCACCCGGCGTAAGAGTTCGTCCAACTGCCAAATTCACCTATCCATGGAAAGTCACCATCGGTGAACACTCCTGGATCGGAGACAACGTTGAATTCTATAGTCTGGATGAGATCGTTATCGGTAGCCAGTGTGTCATCTCACAGAATTCCTATCTGTGCACTGGCAGCCACAAGCTCAGCGACCCTACCTTCGGCCTGATTACCAAGCCGATCATTATCAAGGATGGCGCTTGGGTGGCAAGCGACGTATTTGTCTACCCAGGTATCACAATCCATGAACTTGGAGTCGCCGGAGCACGCAGCACAGTGGTCAAAGACATCCCGAGAAACGAAGTCCACATCGGCTTCCCCGCTGCTTTCCATAAGCACCGGTTCCCGGAAGAACAACAGACCCCTGCTGTACACATCGTGAAGTAG
- a CDS encoding glycosyltransferase, protein MGRYRSKLPEDLTTICYYVSDYGYGHATRSIAVIRQMLESCKGTPIRLIINSGRALPFLQESLQASGPHQLEFRRTFSDTGYVLQTDSIAADIPKLREQYNSDMSLFDESVSMEASFLQESGAQLVISDISPIPIAAAWRAGVESLGISNFTWYTAYRDMLELHELNGLREAYARMDHFIGLAGCAEPAWGCKGRIDTGFFCRRPDPVEVQRIRQELNPDGDSKLIFFALGMSIQVDELSALKLWDSDNCRFIVSANMDIERPNISRIPAHYSESQNYVAAADLVITKPGWGTICEAVELNKPLVLLNRSSFYEDRHTIAAIPLEHPVTLMSWEEMRQLDLMSGAGLEVWNDEPSDPFPYEKQDKNSRSALNDITDYIHNLLQHVKV, encoded by the coding sequence ATGGGAAGATATCGCTCAAAACTGCCTGAAGATCTGACGACTATCTGTTACTACGTCTCTGATTATGGATATGGACATGCTACACGCAGTATAGCCGTTATTCGGCAGATGCTGGAGAGCTGTAAAGGAACACCTATACGTCTGATTATCAATTCGGGCCGGGCGCTACCGTTTTTGCAGGAATCCCTGCAGGCCAGCGGACCACACCAGCTGGAATTCCGGCGTACGTTCTCGGATACGGGCTATGTATTGCAGACCGATTCTATCGCTGCCGATATTCCAAAGCTACGCGAACAATATAATAGCGACATGTCGTTGTTTGACGAATCAGTAAGCATGGAAGCAAGCTTTTTGCAGGAAAGTGGTGCGCAGCTGGTAATCAGTGATATTTCGCCGATCCCGATTGCAGCCGCATGGAGAGCAGGCGTGGAATCGCTGGGTATCTCCAACTTTACCTGGTATACCGCTTACCGCGATATGCTGGAGCTGCATGAGCTGAATGGATTGCGCGAAGCCTATGCACGGATGGATCATTTTATCGGTCTGGCGGGCTGCGCCGAACCAGCGTGGGGCTGCAAAGGCAGGATCGATACCGGGTTTTTCTGCCGGCGTCCCGATCCGGTTGAAGTACAGCGTATCCGTCAGGAACTAAATCCGGATGGCGACAGCAAATTGATCTTTTTCGCACTGGGTATGAGTATTCAGGTAGATGAATTGTCTGCGCTGAAGCTGTGGGACAGTGACAACTGCCGGTTTATCGTATCCGCGAATATGGATATCGAGCGGCCGAATATTTCCCGCATTCCTGCACATTACAGTGAATCGCAGAACTATGTGGCTGCCGCCGACCTCGTAATTACCAAGCCAGGCTGGGGCACCATATGTGAAGCGGTAGAGCTGAACAAGCCGCTGGTTCTGCTGAACCGAAGCAGTTTCTATGAAGATCGTCATACTATCGCGGCTATTCCGCTGGAACATCCGGTAACGCTAATGTCATGGGAAGAAATGCGGCAGCTCGATCTGATGTCGGGAGCCGGTCTGGAAGTATGGAACGATGAACCTTCTGATCCTTTCCCTTATGAAAAGCAGGATAAGAATTCACGTTCAGCACTGAACGATATTACGGAT
- a CDS encoding sugar phosphate nucleotidyltransferase: MKLILLSGGSGKRLWPLSNDARSKQFLRVLENEQGELVSMVQRVWNQLDISGLSESSYIATGKSQVEIMRSQVGADVPLIIEPERRDTFPAIALAATYLYSIQGVSLDEVVTILPVDPYVDNHFFETVRSLEDAIEESGADLALIGVEPTYPSSKYGYIIPSGETSVTGLRSVSRFQEKPTEEYAEQLIAEKALWNCGVFAFKLGYIINLLEQKGMPIHYEQFLRSYEALPKISFDYEVVEKAENIVAVPYTGYWKDLGTWNTLTEEMSSVQIGRGIISVDCENTHLVNETNIPVTVLGMKDVVVAVSPDGILVSDKASSPKLKELVNFDQGPMFEERQWGWVHVLDDQQYEDGRCVSTKRIGLKEDHNLSYRSHTEREEVWTIVKGEGEFVLNGNVMQVSAGNVLHIPVKAMHSMRASSSMEFIVVQTGMYERNNQLVELFHSWEDIAQNCLKI, translated from the coding sequence GTGAAACTTATCCTTTTATCCGGAGGTTCAGGAAAGCGTCTGTGGCCTCTATCCAATGATGCGAGATCCAAACAGTTTTTGAGAGTGCTGGAAAATGAGCAGGGTGAGCTGGTATCGATGGTTCAGCGTGTATGGAATCAGCTGGACATCAGCGGACTGAGCGAGTCCAGCTATATTGCCACCGGCAAGTCTCAGGTGGAGATTATGCGCAGTCAAGTCGGAGCCGATGTACCGCTGATCATTGAACCGGAAAGAAGGGATACGTTTCCTGCCATTGCACTGGCAGCAACCTATCTGTATTCCATTCAGGGTGTAAGCCTGGACGAAGTCGTGACGATTCTCCCGGTGGATCCTTATGTCGATAATCATTTCTTTGAAACGGTACGCAGCCTGGAGGATGCTATTGAAGAATCCGGTGCAGATCTGGCGCTGATTGGCGTCGAACCTACGTATCCGTCTTCCAAATATGGATATATCATTCCGTCCGGCGAGACGAGCGTGACCGGTCTTCGTTCGGTCAGCCGTTTCCAGGAGAAGCCGACGGAAGAATACGCTGAACAGCTGATTGCCGAGAAAGCGCTCTGGAACTGCGGCGTATTCGCCTTCAAGCTCGGTTACATCATTAACCTGCTGGAGCAAAAAGGCATGCCGATCCATTATGAGCAATTCCTGCGCAGCTATGAAGCATTGCCGAAAATCAGCTTTGACTATGAAGTCGTGGAAAAAGCGGAAAATATCGTAGCGGTTCCTTATACCGGCTACTGGAAAGACCTAGGTACCTGGAACACATTGACCGAGGAAATGAGCAGTGTGCAGATCGGACGCGGCATTATCAGCGTAGATTGCGAAAACACGCATCTGGTCAATGAAACGAATATTCCGGTTACGGTACTCGGCATGAAAGATGTTGTAGTAGCAGTTAGCCCGGATGGTATCCTCGTCTCCGATAAAGCCAGCAGTCCCAAGCTGAAAGAACTGGTGAATTTTGATCAGGGACCGATGTTCGAAGAACGTCAGTGGGGCTGGGTTCATGTGCTGGACGATCAGCAGTATGAAGATGGACGCTGCGTGTCTACCAAACGGATCGGACTCAAAGAAGACCATAACCTCAGCTATCGCAGCCATACCGAACGCGAAGAGGTATGGACAATCGTCAAAGGCGAAGGCGAATTTGTTCTTAACGGTAATGTAATGCAGGTAAGTGCAGGCAATGTACTGCATATTCCGGTCAAAGCAATGCATAGTATGCGCGCGTCAAGCTCGATGGAATTTATCGTCGTTCAGACAGGAATGTATGAACGCAACAATCAACTGGTGGAGCTGTTCCATTCATGGGAAGATATCGCTCAAAACTGCCTGAAGATCTGA